Proteins from one Acidiphilium multivorum AIU301 genomic window:
- a CDS encoding indolepyruvate ferredoxin oxidoreductase family protein produces MKTADTMLDIRYRPGPGRVILTGTQALIRLLLAQRRRDAASGLNTAGFLSGYRGSPLGAVDIQAHAAAAVLAAEGIVFRPGVNEDLAMTAIWGTQIVPLFPGATHQGVFAMWYGKGPGVDRSGDALKHANYAGTTRHGGVLVVAGDDHAAKSSTVAHQSEPALIAAGVPVLAPSSVADILELGLYGWAASRHSGLYVGFKTVEEIIDCTASVETGLDVPIILPDIDPDSVAMRLHEPVLAQEARVLGLRRPALMDFVAANRINRIVEPAPGARLGIVTAGKSFLDVEQARADLGLGFARVLKLGMTWPVEPGIVREFARGLEEIVVVEEKAPVIEDQLRAILYGMAGAPRIVGKRDETGATLFRAESDLSAADVTLGLGRRAQRLLPDEAREAALAHLAATIKAGHALDFGAHRVPHFCAGCPHNTSTKVPEGSRAMAGIGCHFMATWMDRATDVYSHMGGEGAAWIGQAPFTTERHVFANIGDGTYHHSGLLAIRAAIAAGVNITYRVLFNDAVAMTGGQHVDGPLSVPQITRELAAEGVRRIEVVTDEPEKYRGVADLAPGVTVSHRRELDAIQRAIREIPGVTAIVYDQTCATEKRRRRKRGTMADPAKRAFINKRVCEGCGDCSLVSNCIAVVPVETPFGRKRAIDQSACNKDFSCVEGFCPSFVTVHGGGLKRPEATRAAPPDDLPEPALPPPEWDMVVAGIGGTGVVTIGALLGVAAHLDGTPVSVVDVLGLAQKGGAVVSHLRFGAAAGVAQALRVPAGRANLLLGCDALVAGERETLDCLGEQTRAVVNLHETITGEFTRNPAFSLPMARLRQTLARRVGEAHLDTIEATAIATALMGDAIATNLFLLGYAWQRGLVPVSRAAIAQAVELNGQAVALNLAAFAWGRAAAHDRSTVAAVAAPPGAEPSGFDALFDMLRDDLAAYQNRRYAARFAETVAAVREAERAVRPNSTELAETVARTLHRLMAYKDEYEVARLYSRPAFRAELARTFTDTRDIRLHLAPPLLARRDKVTGLPQKREYGPWMLKALAALAPLKVLRGTVLDPFGHSAERRGERALIGRYETTARRIALMLAEDNFAAALALAAIPAEIRGFGHVKARNLAAAGARWAEREAAFIAPAPAAAPRLPAAAE; encoded by the coding sequence ATGAAGACCGCCGACACCATGCTCGACATCCGCTACCGCCCCGGCCCCGGACGGGTGATCCTGACCGGAACCCAGGCGCTGATCCGCCTGCTGCTGGCGCAGCGCCGGCGCGATGCGGCCTCGGGGCTGAACACGGCGGGGTTTCTCTCCGGCTATCGCGGCTCGCCGCTCGGCGCGGTCGACATCCAGGCCCATGCCGCCGCCGCGGTGCTGGCGGCGGAGGGCATCGTCTTCCGCCCCGGCGTGAACGAGGACCTGGCGATGACCGCAATCTGGGGCACCCAGATCGTCCCGCTCTTCCCCGGCGCCACACACCAGGGCGTGTTCGCCATGTGGTATGGCAAGGGGCCGGGCGTCGACCGCTCGGGCGATGCGCTCAAGCATGCCAATTACGCCGGCACCACCCGCCACGGCGGCGTGCTGGTGGTCGCGGGCGACGATCATGCGGCGAAATCCTCCACCGTCGCGCATCAGAGCGAGCCGGCGCTGATCGCCGCCGGCGTGCCGGTGCTGGCGCCGAGCTCGGTGGCGGACATTCTCGAACTCGGGCTTTATGGCTGGGCGGCCTCGCGCCATTCCGGCCTCTATGTCGGGTTCAAGACGGTCGAGGAAATCATCGACTGCACCGCCTCGGTCGAGACCGGCCTCGATGTCCCGATCATCCTGCCGGACATCGACCCCGACAGCGTCGCGATGCGGCTGCACGAGCCGGTGCTGGCGCAGGAGGCGCGGGTGCTCGGCCTGCGCCGGCCGGCGCTGATGGATTTCGTCGCCGCCAACCGGATCAACCGCATCGTCGAACCCGCCCCCGGCGCGCGGCTCGGCATCGTCACCGCCGGGAAATCCTTTCTCGATGTCGAGCAGGCGCGGGCCGATCTCGGGCTCGGCTTCGCCCGCGTGCTCAAGCTCGGCATGACCTGGCCTGTCGAGCCCGGGATCGTGCGGGAGTTCGCGCGCGGGCTGGAGGAGATCGTCGTCGTCGAGGAAAAGGCGCCGGTGATCGAGGACCAGCTGCGGGCGATCCTCTACGGCATGGCCGGCGCGCCACGCATCGTCGGCAAGCGCGACGAGACCGGGGCCACGCTGTTCCGCGCCGAGAGCGACCTCTCCGCCGCCGATGTGACGCTCGGGCTCGGCCGGCGGGCGCAGCGCCTCCTGCCGGACGAGGCGCGGGAGGCGGCGCTCGCGCACCTCGCCGCGACGATCAAGGCCGGCCACGCGCTCGATTTCGGCGCCCACCGGGTGCCGCATTTCTGCGCCGGCTGCCCGCACAACACCAGCACGAAAGTGCCGGAGGGCTCGCGGGCGATGGCGGGCATTGGCTGCCATTTCATGGCGACGTGGATGGACCGCGCGACCGATGTCTATTCCCACATGGGCGGCGAGGGCGCGGCCTGGATCGGCCAGGCGCCGTTCACCACCGAGCGGCACGTCTTCGCCAATATCGGCGACGGCACCTATCACCATTCCGGCCTGCTCGCGATCCGCGCCGCCATCGCCGCCGGGGTGAACATCACCTATCGCGTGCTGTTCAACGACGCGGTGGCGATGACCGGCGGCCAGCATGTCGACGGGCCGCTGAGCGTGCCGCAGATCACCCGCGAACTCGCCGCCGAAGGGGTGCGGCGGATCGAGGTGGTCACCGACGAGCCGGAGAAATACCGGGGTGTTGCCGATCTCGCGCCCGGCGTCACCGTATCCCATCGCCGCGAGCTGGACGCGATCCAGCGCGCCATCCGCGAGATCCCCGGTGTCACCGCGATCGTCTACGACCAGACCTGCGCGACCGAGAAGCGCCGCCGCCGCAAGCGCGGCACGATGGCCGACCCGGCGAAGCGCGCCTTCATCAACAAGCGCGTCTGCGAGGGCTGCGGGGACTGTTCGCTGGTGTCGAACTGCATCGCCGTGGTGCCGGTGGAAACCCCGTTCGGGCGCAAGCGGGCGATCGACCAATCCGCCTGCAACAAGGATTTCTCCTGCGTCGAGGGGTTCTGCCCGAGCTTCGTCACCGTGCATGGCGGCGGGCTGAAGCGGCCGGAGGCGACGCGCGCCGCCCCGCCCGATGACCTGCCCGAACCCGCGCTGCCGCCGCCGGAATGGGACATGGTGGTGGCCGGGATCGGCGGCACCGGCGTGGTGACGATCGGCGCGCTGCTCGGCGTGGCCGCGCATCTCGACGGCACGCCGGTTTCGGTGGTCGATGTGCTCGGCCTCGCGCAGAAGGGCGGCGCCGTGGTCTCGCATCTGCGCTTCGGGGCGGCGGCCGGGGTGGCGCAGGCGCTGCGGGTGCCGGCCGGCCGGGCCAACCTGCTGCTCGGCTGCGACGCGCTGGTCGCCGGCGAGCGGGAGACGCTCGACTGCCTCGGCGAACAGACCCGGGCGGTGGTCAACCTGCACGAGACGATCACCGGGGAGTTCACCCGCAACCCCGCCTTCTCGCTGCCGATGGCGCGGCTGCGGCAGACCCTCGCGCGCCGGGTGGGCGAGGCGCATCTCGACACGATCGAGGCCACCGCGATCGCCACCGCGCTGATGGGGGACGCGATCGCGACCAACCTGTTCCTGCTCGGCTATGCCTGGCAGCGCGGGCTCGTGCCGGTGAGCCGGGCGGCGATCGCGCAGGCGGTGGAGCTGAACGGGCAGGCGGTCGCCCTCAACCTCGCCGCCTTCGCCTGGGGCCGCGCCGCGGCGCATGACCGCAGCACCGTTGCGGCGGTGGCGGCACCGCCGGGGGCCGAGCCTTCCGGGTTCGACGCGCTGTTCGACATGCTGCGCGACGATCTCGCCGCCTACCAGAACCGCCGCTACGCCGCGCGCTTCGCCGAGACGGTCGCCGCCGTGCGCGAGGCCGAGCGGGCGGTGCGGCCAAACTCGACGGAACTCGCCGAAACCGTGGCGCGCACGCTGCACCGGCTGATGGCCTACAAGGACGAATACGAGGTCGCCCGGCTGTATTCCCGTCCCGCATTCCGCGCCGAGCTCGCGCGCACCTTCACCGACACGCGGGATATCCGCCTGCACCTCGCCCCGCCGCTGCTCGCCCGGCGCGACAAGGTGACCGGCCTGCCGCAAAAGCGCGAATACGGCCCCTGGATGCTGAAGGCGCTGGCCGCGCTGGCGCCGCTAAAGGTGCTGCGCGGCACGGTGCTCGACCCGTTCGGCCACAGCGCCGAGCGGCGGGGCGAGCGCGCGCTGATCGGCCGCTACGAGACCACGGCGCGGCGGATCGCGCTGATGCTGGCCGAGGACAACTTCGCCGCCGCCCTGGCGCTGGCCGCGATTCCCGCCGAGATCCGCGGCTTCGGCCATGTGAAGGCGCGCAACCTCGCCGCCGCCGGGGCACGCTGGGCGGAGCGCGAGGCCGCCTTCATCGCGCCGGCCCCGGCAGCCGCGCCGCGACTGCCGGCGGCGGCGGAATAG
- a CDS encoding AbrB family transcriptional regulator: MRVPRQAAASRWALLVLATVALSLLLARVGVPSAALFAALFVATALALAGLAPEGVPRGATLAAQAVLGVVIGALVRASTLRALAAHAVPVVIVTFITLLVSIGAGLLMGLRRDVDATTGALALTTGGASAVVALAAELGADIRMVAVVQYLRVGFVTATMPLVAAFVFHAAGHPAAAPRPAGLAGLALVAIAAPAGLVLARLTRMPAGPLLAPLIVAAGITLTGRTGGASVPFPIVDLAYAAIGWQAGVRFTRGRLAEIGRALPTALALILLVNVICAGLGVLLAHLAGASDFDGYLATLPGGIYAALAMAIAARTDVTFVLAVHVLRVVLVMFTMPLFARLLRRRAGLSG; the protein is encoded by the coding sequence ATGAGGGTCCCGCGCCAGGCGGCGGCATCGCGCTGGGCCTTGCTCGTGCTTGCGACCGTGGCGCTGTCCCTTCTGCTGGCGCGGGTGGGGGTGCCTTCCGCGGCGCTGTTCGCGGCGCTGTTCGTCGCCACCGCGCTTGCCCTGGCCGGGCTGGCGCCCGAGGGCGTGCCGCGCGGCGCGACGCTCGCGGCGCAGGCAGTGCTCGGCGTCGTCATCGGCGCGCTAGTCCGTGCCTCGACGCTGCGCGCGCTCGCCGCCCATGCGGTGCCGGTGGTGATCGTCACCTTCATCACATTGCTGGTCTCGATCGGCGCCGGGCTGCTGATGGGGCTGCGCCGCGATGTGGACGCGACGACGGGGGCGCTGGCGCTGACCACCGGCGGCGCCTCGGCCGTCGTGGCGCTGGCCGCCGAACTCGGCGCCGACATCCGCATGGTCGCGGTGGTGCAATATCTGCGCGTCGGCTTCGTCACCGCGACGATGCCGCTGGTCGCCGCCTTCGTGTTTCATGCCGCCGGGCATCCGGCGGCGGCGCCGCGGCCGGCCGGGCTGGCGGGGCTTGCCCTCGTCGCCATCGCCGCGCCGGCCGGCCTGGTGCTCGCGCGCCTCACCCGCATGCCGGCCGGGCCGCTGCTCGCCCCGCTGATCGTCGCCGCCGGGATCACCCTCACCGGCCGCACCGGCGGCGCGAGCGTGCCGTTCCCGATCGTCGATCTCGCCTATGCGGCGATCGGCTGGCAGGCCGGGGTGCGCTTCACCCGCGGCCGGCTCGCCGAGATCGGCCGCGCGCTGCCGACGGCGCTGGCGCTCATCCTGCTGGTGAACGTGATCTGCGCCGGGCTTGGCGTTCTGCTCGCGCATCTCGCCGGCGCCTCGGATTTCGACGGCTATCTCGCCACGCTGCCCGGCGGCATCTATGCCGCGCTGGCGATGGCGATCGCCGCCCGGACCGACGTGACCTTCGTGCTCGCCGTGCATGTGCTGCGGGTGGTGCTGGTGATGTTCACCATGCCGCTCTTCGCCCGCCTGCTGCGCCGCCGTGCCGGCTTGAGCGGCTGA
- a CDS encoding LysR family transcriptional regulator, with protein sequence MDWDKLRVFHAVAEAGSFTHAGDVLNLSQSAVSRQISALEEALAVPLFHRHARGLILTEQGEQLNRTVRDVFAKLAMTEALLAESKERPAGRLKVTTTHSFGVVWLAPRLRAFLKQYPDVSISLLLDDVDLDLAMREADVAIRMHPPRQPDLVQRSLGEIRWQIFASEDYLREVGKTPERPEDLDDHRLILFGDRKPPVADVNWIASIGRPDGAAQRAGALEVNSLQAMLVAIRSGIGIGAVPDYLTEDTTGLVRILPEVKAPKIDMYFVYPEELRNSKRVSVFRDFLVTEIGRR encoded by the coding sequence ATGGACTGGGACAAGTTGCGCGTGTTTCACGCGGTCGCCGAGGCGGGCAGCTTCACCCATGCGGGCGATGTGCTCAACCTCTCGCAATCCGCGGTGTCGCGGCAGATTTCGGCGCTGGAGGAGGCGCTGGCGGTGCCGCTGTTCCACCGCCACGCGCGCGGGCTGATCCTCACCGAGCAGGGCGAGCAGCTCAACCGCACGGTGCGCGACGTCTTCGCCAAGCTCGCCATGACCGAGGCGCTGCTGGCCGAGAGCAAGGAACGCCCGGCCGGGCGGCTGAAGGTGACGACGACGCACAGTTTCGGCGTGGTCTGGCTCGCCCCCCGCCTGCGCGCCTTCCTCAAGCAGTATCCGGACGTCAGCATCTCGCTGCTGCTCGACGATGTCGATCTCGACCTCGCGATGCGCGAGGCGGATGTCGCGATCCGCATGCATCCGCCCCGCCAGCCCGACCTGGTGCAGCGCAGCCTGGGCGAGATTCGCTGGCAGATCTTCGCCTCGGAGGATTATCTGCGCGAGGTGGGCAAGACCCCCGAGCGGCCGGAGGATCTCGACGATCACCGCCTGATCCTGTTCGGCGACCGCAAGCCGCCGGTGGCAGACGTCAACTGGATCGCCAGCATCGGCCGGCCGGATGGCGCCGCCCAGCGCGCCGGCGCGCTGGAGGTGAACTCGCTGCAGGCCATGCTGGTCGCCATCCGCAGCGGCATCGGCATCGGCGCGGTGCCGGACTACCTGACGGAAGACACCACCGGCCTCGTCCGCATCCTGCCGGAGGTGAAGGCGCCGAAGATCGACATGTATTTCGTCTATCCCGAGGAATTGCGGAACTCGAAGCGCGTCTCCGTCTTCCGGGACTTTCTCGTCACCGAGATCGGCCGCCGCTGA
- the trxB gene encoding thioredoxin-disulfide reductase, giving the protein MADQATIETKLLIIGAGPAGYTAGIYAARANLAPVIVAGLQPGGQLTITTDVENYPGFADVIQGPWLMEQMRAQAEHVGTRIEYDIITEIDLSARPFTARGDSGTLYRADAVVIATGAQARWLGLPSERQYQGAGVSACATCDGFFYRGREVAVVGGGNTAVEEALYLTNHATKVTLIHRRDALRAEKILQDRLFAHPKIEVIWDHTVEEIIGAGTPAVVTGARLRDVKTGAERTIAVEGVFVAIGHDPATALFRGKLDMDEEGYIRTVPGTAQTSVPGVFAAGDVQDRVYRQAVTAAGTGCMAALEAEKFLAHHAQIEQQAA; this is encoded by the coding sequence ATGGCGGATCAGGCTACGATCGAGACGAAACTGCTGATCATCGGCGCGGGGCCGGCCGGCTACACGGCGGGGATCTACGCCGCGCGGGCGAACCTCGCCCCGGTGATCGTGGCCGGGCTGCAGCCGGGCGGGCAGCTCACCATCACCACCGATGTCGAGAACTATCCCGGCTTCGCCGACGTCATCCAGGGCCCCTGGCTGATGGAGCAGATGCGCGCCCAGGCCGAGCATGTCGGCACCCGGATCGAATACGACATCATCACCGAGATCGATCTCTCCGCCCGCCCGTTCACCGCGCGCGGCGATTCCGGCACGCTCTACCGCGCCGACGCGGTCGTGATCGCGACCGGCGCGCAGGCCCGCTGGCTCGGCCTGCCGTCCGAGCGGCAATACCAGGGCGCCGGCGTCTCGGCCTGCGCGACGTGCGACGGGTTCTTCTATCGCGGCCGCGAGGTCGCCGTGGTCGGCGGCGGCAACACCGCGGTCGAGGAGGCGCTCTACCTCACCAACCACGCCACCAAGGTCACGCTGATCCACCGCCGCGACGCGCTGCGCGCCGAAAAGATCCTGCAGGACCGGCTGTTCGCCCATCCGAAGATCGAGGTGATCTGGGACCATACGGTGGAGGAGATCATCGGCGCGGGCACGCCGGCCGTCGTCACCGGGGCGCGGCTGCGCGACGTGAAGACCGGCGCGGAGCGCACGATCGCGGTGGAGGGCGTGTTCGTCGCCATCGGCCACGATCCGGCGACGGCGCTGTTCCGCGGCAAGCTCGACATGGACGAGGAAGGCTATATCCGCACCGTGCCGGGCACGGCGCAGACCTCGGTGCCCGGCGTCTTCGCCGCCGGCGACGTGCAGGACCGCGTCTACCGCCAGGCGGTCACCGCCGCCGGCACCGGCTGCATGGCCGCGCTGGAGGCGGAGAAATTTCTTGCGCACCACGCGCAAATCGAACAACAGGCTGCATGA
- a CDS encoding Lrp/AsnC family transcriptional regulator produces the protein MPHAPASQPLPRSAAEAPPLDDIDRRIIAELQTDGRMTNVELASRAGISPPPCLRRVRRLEEAGLIRGYHAETDALKLGWQIQLFAIVGLDSQRQAVLDAFEALVGGWEEVRECHMIRGGGDFLLRMVARDAAHENQLTERLTAAPNVTRVQTLQTIRTSKVLAGVPI, from the coding sequence ATGCCGCATGCCCCGGCCAGCCAGCCCCTGCCGCGTTCCGCCGCCGAGGCCCCTCCCCTCGACGACATCGACCGCCGCATCATCGCCGAGCTGCAGACCGACGGGCGGATGACCAACGTGGAGCTGGCGAGCCGCGCCGGCATCTCGCCGCCGCCCTGCCTGCGCCGGGTGCGCCGGCTGGAGGAGGCCGGGCTGATCCGCGGCTATCACGCCGAGACCGACGCGCTGAAACTCGGCTGGCAGATCCAGCTCTTCGCCATCGTCGGGCTCGACAGCCAGCGCCAGGCGGTGCTCGACGCGTTCGAGGCGCTGGTCGGCGGCTGGGAGGAAGTGCGCGAGTGCCACATGATCCGCGGCGGCGGCGACTTTCTGCTGCGCATGGTCGCGCGCGACGCCGCGCACGAGAACCAGCTCACCGAACGGCTGACCGCCGCCCCCAACGTCACCCGCGTGCAGACCCTGCAGACCATCCGCACCAGCAAGGTGCTTGCCGGGGTGCCGATCTGA
- a CDS encoding cytochrome c oxidase assembly protein, which yields MNTTRHEFDRTDARGLIAIAVLGAALDLAERMVPAGLPYLAPYIFNAPIFAGTLLAAFWYGRGLARCETRPARWRILAFYAGVAAIYFVGQTRFEYAAQHMFFLNRVQQTTFGVFAPFLIAFSWPRDVLAAGVPAGLIRLCERPAARAALRALRFPPVAIVIMLVTTDVWLIPGVNFASMINPPLYAFMNIAMILSGLLFWLVVLDPRPRAEAGYSYLTRMAAGFLPMFPQIAASSYIALTSTNLYNFYDLCGRLYPSVSPMKDQMLGGIIQWIPPGMLNTAVLFVLLHAVRKSEERQVADMPIPPGARVIEARWTGR from the coding sequence ATGAACACGACCCGGCATGAATTCGACCGCACCGACGCGCGCGGGCTGATCGCCATCGCCGTGCTCGGCGCCGCCCTCGATCTCGCGGAGCGGATGGTGCCCGCCGGCCTGCCCTATCTCGCGCCCTACATCTTCAACGCCCCGATCTTCGCCGGAACGCTGCTCGCCGCCTTCTGGTACGGCCGCGGCCTCGCCCGGTGCGAAACGCGGCCGGCGCGCTGGCGCATCCTCGCCTTCTATGCCGGGGTGGCGGCGATCTACTTCGTCGGGCAGACGCGGTTCGAATACGCGGCACAGCACATGTTCTTCCTCAACCGCGTGCAGCAGACGACGTTCGGCGTGTTCGCGCCGTTCCTGATCGCCTTCTCCTGGCCGCGCGACGTGCTCGCCGCCGGCGTGCCGGCCGGGCTGATCCGCCTCTGCGAGCGGCCGGCCGCGCGGGCGGCGCTGCGGGCGCTGCGCTTTCCGCCCGTCGCCATCGTGATCATGCTGGTGACGACGGATGTCTGGCTGATCCCCGGGGTGAACTTCGCCTCGATGATCAATCCGCCGCTCTACGCCTTCATGAACATCGCGATGATCCTCTCCGGCCTGCTGTTCTGGCTGGTGGTGCTCGACCCGCGGCCCCGGGCCGAGGCCGGCTATTCCTACCTCACGCGGATGGCGGCCGGCTTCCTGCCGATGTTCCCGCAGATCGCCGCCTCGTCCTACATCGCGCTGACCTCGACCAATCTCTACAATTTCTACGATCTCTGCGGCCGGCTCTACCCCTCGGTCTCGCCGATGAAGGACCAGATGCTGGGCGGCATCATCCAGTGGATTCCGCCGGGAATGCTGAACACCGCCGTGCTCTTCGTGCTGCTGCACGCCGTCCGCAAGAGCGAGGAAAGGCAGGTGGCGGACATGCCGATTCCGCCCGGCGCGCGCGTCATCGAGGCGCGATGGACCGGACGCTAG
- the bamA gene encoding outer membrane protein assembly factor BamA: protein MTTACLAPVFLAPVAPAATLPHSAAAATGGRIAAIEVRGNQRIDASTILSYILLRPGDRFSQRRMDLSLKTLYATGLFHTVSLTRQGNDLVVDVQENPVVNQVFFRGNSVLTDANLKKVVSLKPGSVFTPAAAAADTRTILDQYAKQGHYSATVTPEIVKLPENRVNVVFRCHDGPETLISRIDFIGNRHYGQTRLREVISSRENAWFRFLSSSDEYNPERVKYDEALLSRFYFHHGYADFKVKSATAQLAPDRKSFFLTFVVDEGPRYHIASVKVESSVTNLSAKSLRALVPIEKGDIFDGDAIQTAVKNISKAAQNRGFAFAQVVPDVHENHANHTIDLTFRVVEGPKVYVNDVVIRGNTRTEDQVIRRQVELAPGDAYNQDAVDQSKQNLENLGYFKKQDGVKIATSPTSTPDRVNLDVDVAEQATGQFSLGGGYSTDLGALANIGLSQNNFLGTGISASISALLAQKGTQFNLGVTNPYFLGRNLIAGFDLFRTDTYNSTAYVFSERSIGGDLRLGFRYNDHVSQAFTYTLSTRDIYNIASSASLYILSEEGKTTLSQLGTTLTFDYRNNRIDPSSGEILALSGDFAGLGGTAKYIRLEARGAYYIPLERYFGDKAWVLEFDGHVGKIFGIEGYRTTLADRFFLGGDSMLGFQTGGAGPHDTQYGDSIGGNFIWTQDTVLHFPLPVSPDLGVSGFAFTDIGSLTGVSPITVNGQTLGVYDNAAPRISAGVGVAWNTPFGLIDLSYAQPIKKYKYDQVEQFRVSFGTRF from the coding sequence ATGACCACGGCGTGCCTCGCTCCGGTGTTCCTGGCTCCGGTCGCCCCGGCCGCGACCCTGCCGCACAGCGCGGCGGCGGCGACGGGCGGGCGCATCGCCGCCATCGAGGTGCGCGGCAACCAGCGCATCGATGCGAGCACCATCCTTTCCTACATCCTGCTCCGCCCCGGCGACCGCTTCAGCCAGCGGCGGATGGACCTGAGCCTGAAGACGCTCTACGCCACCGGCCTGTTCCACACCGTCTCGCTCACCCGCCAGGGCAACGACCTGGTGGTGGACGTGCAGGAGAACCCGGTGGTCAACCAGGTGTTCTTCCGCGGCAACTCGGTGCTGACCGACGCCAACCTGAAAAAGGTGGTCTCGCTCAAGCCCGGCTCGGTGTTCACCCCGGCGGCGGCGGCGGCCGACACGCGGACGATCCTCGACCAGTACGCCAAGCAGGGCCATTACAGCGCGACCGTTACCCCCGAAATCGTGAAGCTGCCGGAAAACCGGGTGAACGTGGTGTTCCGCTGCCATGACGGGCCGGAGACGCTGATCAGCCGGATCGACTTCATCGGCAACCGCCACTACGGCCAGACCCGCCTGCGCGAGGTGATCTCGAGCCGCGAGAACGCCTGGTTCCGCTTCCTCTCCAGCAGCGACGAATACAACCCCGAACGGGTGAAATACGACGAGGCGCTGCTCAGCCGCTTCTACTTCCACCACGGCTATGCCGACTTCAAGGTGAAGAGCGCCACCGCCCAGCTCGCGCCGGACCGCAAGTCCTTCTTCCTCACCTTCGTCGTCGACGAGGGGCCGCGCTACCACATCGCCTCGGTGAAGGTGGAAAGCAGCGTGACGAACCTTTCGGCGAAGTCGCTGCGCGCGCTGGTGCCGATCGAGAAGGGCGACATCTTCGACGGCGACGCGATCCAGACCGCGGTGAAGAACATCTCGAAGGCCGCGCAGAACCGTGGCTTCGCCTTCGCCCAGGTGGTGCCGGACGTGCACGAGAACCACGCGAACCACACGATCGACCTCACCTTCCGCGTGGTCGAGGGGCCGAAGGTCTACGTCAACGACGTGGTGATCCGCGGCAACACCCGCACCGAGGACCAGGTGATCCGCCGCCAGGTCGAACTCGCCCCCGGCGATGCCTACAACCAGGACGCGGTCGACCAGTCGAAGCAGAACCTCGAGAATCTCGGCTATTTCAAGAAGCAGGACGGGGTGAAGATCGCCACCTCGCCGACCAGCACGCCCGACCGCGTCAACCTCGATGTCGATGTCGCCGAGCAGGCGACCGGCCAGTTCTCGCTGGGCGGCGGCTATTCGACCGATCTCGGCGCGCTGGCGAATATCGGGCTGAGCCAGAACAACTTCCTCGGCACAGGCATCAGCGCCTCGATCTCGGCGCTGCTGGCGCAGAAGGGCACGCAGTTCAATCTCGGCGTGACCAACCCGTATTTCCTCGGCCGCAACCTGATCGCCGGCTTCGACCTCTTCCGCACCGACACCTACAACTCCACCGCCTACGTGTTCAGCGAGCGCTCGATCGGCGGCGACCTGCGGCTCGGCTTCCGCTACAACGACCATGTCAGCCAGGCCTTCACCTACACGCTGAGCACGCGCGACATCTACAACATCGCCAGCTCGGCGAGCCTCTACATCCTGAGCGAGGAGGGCAAGACCACGCTCTCGCAGCTCGGCACCACCCTCACCTTCGACTACCGCAACAACCGCATCGATCCCTCGAGCGGCGAGATCCTCGCGCTGTCCGGCGACTTCGCCGGCCTCGGCGGCACCGCGAAATACATCCGCCTCGAGGCGCGCGGCGCCTACTACATCCCGCTCGAGCGCTATTTCGGCGACAAGGCCTGGGTGCTGGAGTTCGACGGCCATGTCGGCAAGATCTTCGGCATCGAGGGCTACCGCACCACCCTGGCCGACCGCTTCTTCCTCGGCGGCGACAGCATGCTCGGCTTCCAGACCGGCGGCGCCGGCCCGCACGACACGCAATATGGCGACAGCATCGGCGGCAACTTCATCTGGACGCAGGACACGGTGCTGCACTTCCCGCTGCCCGTCAGCCCCGATCTCGGCGTCTCCGGCTTCGCCTTCACCGATATCGGCAGCCTGACCGGCGTCTCGCCGATCACGGTGAACGGCCAGACGCTCGGGGTCTACGACAATGCGGCCCCGCGCATCTCCGCCGGCGTCGGCGTGGCCTGGAACACCCCGTTCGGGCTCATCGACCTGTCCTATGCCCAGCCGATCAAGAAATACAAATACGACCAGGTCGAGCAATTCCGCGTTTCCTTCGGTACGAGGTTCTGA